taaatatggttACGCTTCTAACATGTATCCgcttcctattttttttttaaatctcgcTTCGGCGCTTCCATACGCTTCCGGTTCCATgtacccgcttccgtttccatATAACATACGTCATATTACTATTACACTTACATGTGTTGGTCAACAACAAAAACAGTTTTTACATACATGCTATTCAGAGTACATATTATGCTATTCAAAGTACATATTAGATATGAGCAACtcaccaaataaaacaaattaatgaCCAACCAGATAGAATTAGAATACATAGCTTGTGAAGAGTTACACCAACCTCTGCCTACCATTAAAACTTGTTTCTTTTGTTGGTCCACCAATTCTGAAGAAAAGAAGAACTTCAAACTCATAAAAACCATTTTAGTAGAGACATTCTGAGATGAAGATATGAACAACACACACACCATGGCTTCTTGCTTCCACCCTCCTCCTTCTGTGAGCACAAACCGCCGCGAAGAAGACTCAATCATACTCTTCTCAGCATCAAACTCCCCCGACGAATACTCCTCAGCTTCCTCTTCCTTTTCATCTTCACCACTCCCAACACCTAACCGCTACTCTCTAACCGTCGCTAACCTCTCTTACACCATCCACCACGTCACCATCCTCAAATCCGTAAACTTCACAACCCAACCCTCAAAACTCCTCGCCGTGGTGGGCCCAAGCGGAACAGGCAAATCCACACTCTTAAAAATCATTTCAGGTAGAGTAAACCACAAGGCACTAGATCCCTCCTCCACAATTTTAATAAACAACGCTAGAATCAGCAACAACAATCAGTTACGGAGACTGTGCGGGTTCGTCCCTCAAGACGACGATCTCCTCCCTCTGCTTACAGTCAAAGAGACGTTAATGTACAGCGCCAAGTTCAGCTTACGAGACTCAACGGCCAAGGACAAGGAAGAGAGAGTGGAGACCTTGCTGAGGGACCTCGGTCTCGTCCTCGTTCAAGACAGCTTCGTCGGGGAAGGAGACGAAGAGGATCGCGGAGTCTCCGgcggagagaggaagagagtctCTATAGCCGTTGAGATGATCCGCGACCCGCCGATTCTTCTCCTCGACGAACCGACTTCCGGTTTAGATAGCCGGAACTCGCTTCAGGTCGTGGAGCTTTTAGCGAACATGGCGAAGACGAAGCAGAGAACCGTCGTCTTCTCGATCCATCAGCCTAGCTATAGAATCCTCGATCACATCTCAGATTACTTGATCCTCTCTCGCGGATCGGTGATCCACTTCGGGAATCTCGAGCATCTCGAGGACTCGATCGCCAAGCTAGGGTTTCAGATCCCCGAGCAGTTGAATCCGATCGAATTCGCGATGGAGATCGTCGATTCGTTACGCGATTCGAACCAAACAGACTCCTCTCGATCTTTGCTATCATCATCATCGGCATCGATCGAGAACGAGAACGATGATACGATAGCTAAGAAGCAAGAGTTTCGCAGTCTCTTCGACGTAGCGGAGATCTCATTCCTCTGCTCGAGGTTCTGCAAAATCATCTACAGGACGAAACAGCTCTTCCTAGCGAGAACGATGCAAGCGGTCGTTGCGGGATTAGGTCTAGGGAGCGTGTACACGAGACTCAAACGCGACGAAGAAGGCGTGGCGGAGAGGCTAGGACTCTTCGCCTTCAGCTTAAGCTTCCTCTTGTCCTCCACGGTGGAAGCGCTTCCTATTTACCTCCGAGAACGCCGCGTTTTGATGAAAGAAACGTCTCGAGGATCGTACAGAATCTCGTCTTACATGATCGCGAACACTATCGCGTTTGTGCCGTTTTTATTCGTTGTATCGCTTCTCTTCTCCATACCAGTGTACTGGATCGTGGGTTTAAACCCGTCCGTTCATGCGTTTTCCTTCTTCGTGCTCTGCGTTTGGCTAATCATCCTCATGGCTAGTTCTTTAGTGCTCTTCCTCAGCGCGGTTGCTCCGGACTTCATCTCTGGAAACTCGCTTATCTGCACTGTTCTTGGAgctttctttctcttctcaGGTTACTTCATTCCCAAGGAAAAGATACCGAAGCCGTGGATGTTCATGTATTATGTTTCTTTGTACCGTTACCCACTGGAGTCGATGCTGGTGAACGAGTACTGGAGCTTGCGGAAAGAGTGCTTCTCGGGAGGGGACATGGGGTGTTTGTTGACGGGAGAAGATGTGTTGAGGAAGAGAGGGCTTGACAAGGACACACGGTGGATCAATGTCGGGATAATGCTTGCCTTCTTCGTGTTCTATCGTTTCCTTTGCTGGGGGATTTTACTCCGAAAGTCTTATTCCAAGTCGACtctttagaatatttttatttctatatgaAAGCTGCATTATTCCAATTGTTTTAGTGGACCATTAATACCTATTTCAAACGCTTTTCACAAACACGATCAtgaactcatagtatgcttgccaCCTCTTGTAAAAAGAATCATGGACACGAACGAGATTGTTTCAAGAAACGAGTTCTTTTTATTCAAATCCATTTGCGGAGTTTCACATGTTCAACTTAAGTAAAACAGAGAGAAGTTTGAAACACACAGAACAAATGAGATGAAAGTGAAACTGGAAAGCAATCCAAGAGAGTGAGATTCGGTGCAATTATTCGcaagaaaataaatagatataaagGGATGATAAAGTGTGTGCTTCATCCAGAGCAAGCCACAACGTACGTTTCCTTTCTTATTCATTCATATGGGTCTAACATCATCCACTTCAAGTGAGAGAAAGGCACTTTACTCCTATAAATTCCGtagaaaccattcattcttgtTACCAAACATCTCTTACACCAACATAAGCTGTCTCCTGAATCTACCATCAAATAACATTAATGGTTAGTATAATAAACAAATGACTGCCAAAACATGTCTGAATGCGTAACTGCAACGCTAGCTTAAAGACGAACCTGTCAGGTAGGAAGCGCCCCACAAGAAGCCAAGGCCACAAAGAATCCAACTAGATACTTCAACAGAACGAGGCTCAGTTGGAGTTAGGTAGCTGAGAACATACGTAACACTCACCTGAATCATTCCCCATATACATCGATCAACACCACAAGAGTAAGAGCTTACACAAAGCATTAGATAATAATGGAAAGGAGCTTTATGCCTACTCTTACCGTGTTACTCTCTTCCTTTCTGATCTCACACAAAGCGATGACCCGACCAACTGGGATGTCCTGGATATTGCTGGGGGAGTTGAGTAAATTGATCGTTTCCGTTCACAAAGTTATCTTCCTTAGGATGCTGAAAGTATGGAAATTTTGCTTTGACCTGTGACGCTGGAGCTTGTTTTCCAGGGAACGGAAAGTTGGCAGGCCCATTCAGTCCATTGCTGGTACCCACGTGTTCTGGCTTCCCAGAAGAACCGTAATTCAAAGAACTGTTGAAAGCAGTGCCTTGGTGAGACTGGCCTTGGTATCCATCCAACCAGCTGTAATCATCAGCCGGTAGAGTGCGGCCAGACATATCTGGACCAGGTGCTG
This genomic stretch from Brassica napus cultivar Da-Ae chromosome C9, Da-Ae, whole genome shotgun sequence harbors:
- the LOC106367881 gene encoding ABC transporter G family member 23 codes for the protein MNNTHTMASCFHPPPSVSTNRREEDSIILFSASNSPDEYSSASSSFSSSPLPTPNRYSLTVANLSYTIHHVTILKSVNFTTQPSKLLAVVGPSGTGKSTLLKIISGRVNHKALDPSSTILINNARISNNNQLRRLCGFVPQDDDLLPLLTVKETLMYSAKFSLRDSTAKDKEERVETLLRDLGLVLVQDSFVGEGDEEDRGVSGGERKRVSIAVEMIRDPPILLLDEPTSGLDSRNSLQVVELLANMAKTKQRTVVFSIHQPSYRILDHISDYLILSRGSVIHFGNLEHLEDSIAKLGFQIPEQLNPIEFAMEIVDSLRDSNQTDSSRSLLSSSSASIENENDDTIAKKQEFRSLFDVAEISFLCSRFCKIIYRTKQLFLARTMQAVVAGLGLGSVYTRLKRDEEGVAERLGLFAFSLSFLLSSTVEALPIYLRERRVLMKETSRGSYRISSYMIANTIAFVPFLFVVSLLFSIPVYWIVGLNPSVHAFSFFVLCVWLIILMASSLVLFLSAVAPDFISGNSLICTVLGAFFLFSGYFIPKEKIPKPWMFMYYVSLYRYPLESMLVNEYWSLRKECFSGGDMGCLLTGEDVLRKRGLDKDTRWINVGIMLAFFVFYRFLCWGILLRKSYSKSTL